A single genomic interval of Zobellia nedashkovskayae harbors:
- a CDS encoding DUF4212 domain-containing protein, with translation MSDKQEKATAYWKENLRYLIILLVIWFVVSFGCGILFREELNEIRLGGFKLGFWFAQQGSIYVFVVLIFVYVRLMNKLDKKYGFDE, from the coding sequence ATGTCTGATAAACAAGAAAAGGCCACGGCCTATTGGAAAGAGAACCTTAGGTATTTAATTATACTACTTGTCATATGGTTCGTCGTATCCTTTGGATGCGGGATATTATTTAGAGAAGAATTAAATGAAATTAGACTTGGAGGATTCAAACTGGGCTTCTGGTTTGCTCAACAAGGATCGATCTATGTATTCGTAGTACTAATTTTCGTCTACGTAAGATTAATGAACAAATTAGATAAAAAATACGGTTTCGACGAGTAA